Proteins encoded together in one Gemmatimonadota bacterium DH-78 window:
- a CDS encoding SET domain-containing protein-lysine N-methyltransferase: protein MMEFDGLRICLLTDQEIDSGLPLPDDDWPCDPRPYLSEADWTVLTLEKETAVAALLGAAREGFDVYFNLCDGAWDEARPGIEVVHTLERLDVPFTGAHSGFYEPSREAMKRVCDDVGVLAPAGIRILEDSDVQRAAASLRFPLIVKHPSSYASVGLTPESRVDTVDQLRAQVARMLEMHHGALVEEFIEGDEYTVLVAENADPSAPPVTYQPLSYRFPEGETFKHERLKWVHYHGLEAGPVDDPDLDRRLRDDCARFFAGLGGSGYARCDVRVDAAGRPFVLELNPNCGLFYPPTDAGSADLILQWDPAGHEGFVRTVLEAALARHRRRRSAWTAGRTRRGYGLLATRSVAVGEPILNLEGASTELVRRDRLEAVDDPVQRRRLIRGAWPLTRDLWIAAPRDPMEWRPLNHACDPSAWVCGLELQARRALEPGDEITVDYATLYDEILPDFACDCGGAECRGTIRGTDWRSDGVARYGAHLSDYIRDRRSTPGPG, encoded by the coding sequence ATGATGGAGTTCGATGGACTCCGCATCTGCCTCCTCACCGACCAGGAGATCGACAGCGGCCTGCCCCTTCCCGACGACGACTGGCCCTGCGATCCGCGGCCCTATCTGTCCGAGGCCGACTGGACAGTGCTCACCCTGGAGAAGGAGACGGCCGTCGCCGCGCTGCTCGGGGCGGCGCGGGAGGGGTTCGACGTCTACTTCAATCTGTGCGACGGCGCCTGGGACGAGGCGCGCCCGGGGATCGAGGTGGTCCACACGCTGGAGCGGCTCGACGTGCCCTTCACCGGGGCCCACTCGGGGTTCTACGAGCCGTCGCGCGAGGCGATGAAACGGGTGTGCGACGACGTCGGGGTACTGGCCCCTGCGGGAATCCGGATCCTCGAGGACTCCGATGTGCAGCGGGCCGCCGCGTCGCTCCGATTTCCGCTCATCGTGAAGCACCCGTCGAGCTACGCCAGTGTCGGGCTCACACCGGAGTCGCGGGTCGACACCGTCGATCAGTTGCGCGCGCAGGTGGCCCGCATGCTCGAAATGCACCACGGCGCTCTGGTGGAGGAGTTCATCGAGGGCGACGAGTACACCGTGCTGGTGGCCGAAAACGCGGACCCCTCCGCGCCGCCCGTCACCTATCAGCCGCTGAGCTACCGGTTCCCCGAGGGCGAGACCTTCAAGCACGAGCGGTTGAAGTGGGTGCACTACCACGGGCTCGAGGCGGGTCCGGTCGACGACCCCGACCTGGATCGCCGGCTGCGCGACGACTGCGCGCGTTTCTTCGCCGGTCTGGGTGGCTCGGGGTACGCGCGCTGCGATGTGAGAGTCGATGCGGCGGGCCGGCCCTTCGTACTGGAACTGAACCCCAACTGCGGTCTGTTCTACCCGCCGACGGACGCGGGCAGCGCCGATCTGATCCTCCAGTGGGATCCGGCCGGCCACGAGGGCTTCGTGCGAACCGTGCTGGAGGCGGCGCTGGCCCGGCATCGGCGTCGGCGATCGGCCTGGACCGCCGGGCGCACCCGTCGGGGGTACGGGCTGCTCGCGACTCGTTCGGTGGCGGTCGGCGAACCGATCCTGAACCTCGAAGGCGCGTCGACCGAGCTGGTGAGACGGGATCGTCTCGAAGCGGTCGACGACCCCGTTCAGCGACGCCGTCTCATCCGGGGGGCCTGGCCCCTCACGCGCGATCTCTGGATCGCGGCGCCCCGCGATCCCATGGAGTGGCGTCCGCTCAACCACGCCTGCGACCCCAGCGCATGGGTCTGCGGGCTGGAGTTGCAGGCTCGCCGTGCACTCGAGCCGGGCGACGAGATCACGGTCGATTACGCGACCCTCTACGACGAGATCCTGCCCGACTTCGCCTGCGACTGCGGCGGGGCCGAGTGCCGGGGAACGATTCGCGGCACCGACTGGAGGAGCGACGGCGTCGCCCGGTATGGAGCGCACCTGTCCGACTACATCCGGGATCGGCGCTCCACCCCGGGGCCCGGCTGA
- a CDS encoding NAD(P)-dependent alcohol dehydrogenase, whose translation MTLREVDTPEPAPGQVRVRVAAAGTNAGDHHLLRGSPWLVRPMAGGMFRPKIRILGGNVAGTVDAVGDGVTAWSVGDEVVGELSSHGYGGFADFVCAPAEAFVARPEAVPAEVAAVVPTAGITALQAVRDKGEARAGERVLVVGASGGVGTFAVQIARDLGAQVTGVCSGRNADMVRSIGADQVVDYTAHDVTTLGEQYDLIIDVAAFRTFLDYRPIVAPGGRYVLVGGTPKWLYQAMLLGPLVSARSDRTFGFFIVQPSTDDLRTLLQMTAEGRLNPGIDRHYPLEEVPDAIRYLETRRARGKVVIDL comes from the coding sequence ATGACGCTGCGGGAGGTGGACACCCCCGAGCCCGCTCCCGGACAGGTGCGGGTCCGCGTGGCGGCCGCCGGCACGAACGCCGGCGACCACCATCTGCTGCGCGGGTCGCCCTGGCTGGTCCGGCCGATGGCGGGCGGCATGTTCCGGCCGAAGATCCGGATCCTCGGCGGGAACGTGGCCGGCACCGTCGATGCCGTGGGTGACGGGGTGACCGCCTGGTCGGTGGGAGACGAGGTGGTGGGCGAGCTGTCGAGCCACGGCTACGGCGGCTTCGCCGACTTCGTGTGTGCGCCGGCCGAGGCCTTCGTCGCGCGTCCCGAGGCGGTGCCCGCCGAGGTGGCGGCCGTCGTGCCCACCGCGGGTATCACCGCCCTGCAGGCCGTGCGCGACAAGGGCGAAGCCCGCGCGGGCGAGCGGGTGCTGGTGGTCGGTGCGTCGGGCGGGGTGGGCACCTTCGCCGTACAGATCGCCCGCGACCTCGGTGCGCAGGTGACCGGGGTGTGCTCGGGGCGCAACGCCGACATGGTGCGTTCGATCGGGGCCGATCAAGTGGTCGACTATACGGCGCACGACGTCACGACGCTGGGCGAGCAGTACGACCTGATCATCGACGTCGCAGCCTTCCGCACCTTTCTCGACTACCGCCCGATCGTGGCCCCGGGAGGCCGCTACGTGCTCGTGGGAGGCACACCGAAGTGGCTGTACCAGGCGATGCTGCTCGGCCCGCTCGTGTCGGCCCGCAGCGACCGCACTTTCGGCTTCTTCATCGTGCAGCCCAGCACCGACGACCTCCGGACGCTGCTGCAGATGACCGCCGAGGGCCGGCTGAACCCCGGGATCGACCGGCACTACCCCCTCGAGGAGGTGCCCGACGCGATCCGCTACCTGGAAACGCGGCGGGCACGGGGCAAGGTGGTGATCGACCTGTAG
- a CDS encoding electron-transfer flavoprotein:ubiquinone oxidoreductase, whose amino-acid sequence MAQDALKGTIRPLDHQPSLPLDRLILDETPDEESIPMDVVFVGGGPAGLAGALELARLVREDNEAGGGLGDLEIGVLEKAGALGEHSLSGAVVNPRAMQELFPDVAVDDLPFRRPVTKEAVYFLREGSSIKLPTPPTMQNHGNYVASLSEIVRWMGEKAEEAGINVFPGFPVDSLLVDGRTVQGVRTTPSGLDRDGQPSGPDAMPAMDLTARVTVLAEGTRGTLSQAWYEWEGVTSANPQIFALGVKELWETKKPLDRIIHTLGWPLPGDAFGGSWMYPLEDNLVSLGLVVGLDYHDARLDVHELLQRMKLHPLFRPYLEGGEMVEWGAKTIPEGGWHSLPERRHGNGICVVGDSAGYVDVPSLKGVHYAMHSGMLAARAIFKALKADDVSAEGLKSYTESVDSSYIATDMKKTRNMRLAFKKGFIGGGMRAGLMTLTGGAFPGGKIDVEEDAAEPKVLAGETPFTPDGKLTFSKVDAVFKSGNQTRDDIPSHLVIGEDISAEVAEMYEHLCPAGVYERDGDKLVVNAPNCVDCKATDVIGPRWTPREGGSGPAYRRM is encoded by the coding sequence ATGGCCCAAGACGCCCTGAAGGGAACGATCCGCCCCCTGGATCATCAGCCCTCCCTGCCCCTCGACCGCCTGATCCTCGACGAGACGCCCGACGAGGAGTCGATTCCCATGGACGTCGTGTTCGTGGGCGGAGGACCGGCCGGACTGGCCGGAGCCCTCGAACTGGCGCGGCTCGTGCGCGAGGACAACGAGGCCGGAGGCGGCCTCGGCGACCTCGAGATCGGGGTGCTGGAGAAGGCCGGAGCGCTCGGTGAGCACTCCCTCTCGGGCGCGGTGGTGAACCCCCGGGCCATGCAGGAGCTGTTTCCCGACGTGGCCGTCGACGACCTGCCCTTCCGGCGCCCGGTCACGAAGGAAGCGGTTTACTTCCTGCGCGAGGGCTCGTCGATCAAGCTCCCCACGCCGCCGACCATGCAGAACCACGGCAACTACGTGGCCTCGCTGTCGGAGATCGTGCGGTGGATGGGCGAGAAGGCCGAGGAGGCGGGCATCAACGTCTTTCCCGGATTCCCGGTCGACTCGCTGCTCGTCGACGGCCGCACCGTGCAGGGCGTGCGCACCACCCCCTCGGGACTCGATCGCGACGGACAGCCCTCGGGTCCCGACGCCATGCCCGCCATGGACCTCACGGCGCGGGTGACCGTGCTCGCCGAGGGCACGCGCGGCACCCTGTCGCAGGCCTGGTACGAGTGGGAGGGCGTGACGAGCGCCAACCCGCAGATCTTCGCCCTGGGGGTGAAGGAGCTGTGGGAGACGAAGAAGCCGCTCGACCGGATCATCCACACCCTCGGCTGGCCGCTTCCGGGCGATGCCTTCGGCGGATCCTGGATGTACCCGCTCGAAGACAACCTCGTGTCTCTGGGACTCGTGGTCGGCCTCGACTACCACGACGCTCGACTCGATGTGCACGAGCTGCTCCAGCGGATGAAGCTGCACCCCCTCTTCCGCCCCTACCTCGAGGGTGGGGAGATGGTCGAGTGGGGCGCCAAGACCATTCCCGAGGGCGGCTGGCACTCGCTGCCCGAGCGGCGCCACGGCAACGGCATCTGCGTGGTGGGCGATTCGGCGGGCTACGTAGACGTGCCCTCGCTCAAGGGCGTGCACTACGCCATGCACTCGGGCATGCTCGCGGCGCGCGCGATCTTCAAGGCGCTCAAGGCCGACGACGTCTCGGCCGAGGGGCTGAAGAGCTACACCGAGTCGGTGGACTCGAGCTACATCGCCACCGACATGAAGAAGACCCGCAACATGCGGCTCGCCTTCAAGAAGGGCTTCATCGGCGGCGGCATGCGCGCGGGGCTGATGACGCTCACGGGCGGCGCCTTTCCCGGCGGCAAGATCGATGTGGAGGAAGACGCGGCCGAGCCGAAGGTGCTGGCCGGCGAGACCCCTTTCACCCCCGACGGCAAGCTCACCTTCAGCAAGGTCGACGCCGTCTTCAAGTCGGGGAACCAGACCCGCGACGACATTCCGAGCCACCTGGTGATCGGCGAGGACATCTCGGCCGAGGTGGCCGAGATGTACGAGCATCTGTGTCCGGCCGGGGTGTACGAGCGCGACGGCGACAAGCTGGTCGTCAACGCGCCCAACTGCGTGGACTGCAAGGCGACCGACGTGATCGGTCCCCGGTGGACGCCCCGCGAGGGTGGAAGCGGCCCGGCCTACCGCCGCATGTGA
- a CDS encoding magnesium chelatase — translation MSSSRPTTVGALRDSGYAPRTVKSEIRQNLLRKLRSGEDLFPGVHGYEETVVPQIVNALLARHDFILLGLRGQAKSRILRALGGLLDEEMPVLAGSEVNDDPLRPISKYARELIEEHGDDAPVAWVAREQRYVEKLATPDVTIADIIGDVDPIKAARGGHILADELTIHFGLMPRANRGIFAINELPDLSGKIQVGLFNVLQEGDVQVKGYPIRLPLDLLLVFTANPEDYTARGKIITPLKDRIGSEIRTHYPRSVEVGMGVTRQEAWTERADVEVETPEIVSEVVERIAFLARDDKRIDQRSGVSQRLPITVLEMVVSNAERRALLLGEERAVPRIVDVYAALPAITGKMELEYEGELHGHEKIGRELIAAAAHGVYDDRAGGADVDDIVEYFEQGSALQVGEDSSAEACLAGFSTVPGLLDLVHQVGLASESASAGAKAAACELVLEALVAERRVTRTSSGSYRRPPHEDGPGSGGGMHTFDPFGA, via the coding sequence ATGTCGTCGTCCCGCCCCACCACCGTCGGAGCACTCCGCGACTCCGGGTACGCCCCCCGCACCGTGAAGTCGGAGATCCGGCAGAACCTGCTTCGGAAGCTGCGGTCCGGCGAGGATCTCTTTCCCGGAGTCCACGGGTACGAGGAGACGGTCGTTCCGCAGATCGTGAACGCCCTGCTCGCCAGGCACGACTTCATCCTGCTCGGGCTGCGCGGCCAGGCCAAGAGCCGCATTCTGCGTGCGCTCGGGGGACTCCTCGACGAAGAGATGCCGGTGCTGGCGGGAAGCGAGGTGAACGACGATCCCCTGCGCCCCATCTCGAAATACGCGCGCGAGCTGATCGAGGAGCACGGCGACGACGCGCCGGTGGCGTGGGTCGCGCGCGAGCAGCGCTACGTGGAGAAGCTGGCCACCCCGGACGTGACGATCGCCGACATCATCGGCGACGTGGACCCGATCAAGGCGGCGCGCGGCGGGCACATTCTGGCCGACGAGCTCACGATCCACTTCGGGCTCATGCCGCGCGCGAACCGGGGCATCTTCGCCATCAACGAGCTGCCCGACCTGTCGGGCAAGATCCAGGTCGGGCTCTTCAACGTGCTGCAGGAGGGCGACGTGCAGGTGAAGGGCTATCCGATCCGGCTGCCCCTCGACCTGCTGCTGGTCTTCACGGCCAACCCCGAAGACTACACGGCGCGCGGCAAGATCATCACGCCCCTGAAAGACCGCATCGGCTCCGAGATCCGCACGCACTATCCGCGAAGCGTGGAGGTGGGGATGGGCGTCACCCGGCAGGAGGCGTGGACCGAGCGCGCGGACGTCGAGGTGGAAACGCCCGAGATCGTGTCGGAGGTGGTGGAGCGGATCGCGTTCCTCGCGCGCGACGACAAGCGCATCGACCAGCGCTCCGGGGTGAGCCAGCGGCTGCCGATCACCGTGCTCGAGATGGTGGTGTCGAACGCCGAGCGCCGCGCGCTGCTGCTCGGCGAGGAGCGGGCGGTGCCGCGCATCGTCGACGTGTACGCGGCCCTGCCGGCCATCACCGGCAAGATGGAGCTCGAGTACGAGGGCGAACTGCACGGCCACGAGAAGATCGGTCGCGAGCTGATCGCCGCGGCGGCGCACGGGGTTTACGACGACCGCGCCGGCGGGGCCGACGTCGACGACATCGTCGAGTACTTCGAGCAGGGCTCGGCGCTTCAGGTGGGCGAGGACTCGTCGGCCGAGGCGTGCCTCGCCGGCTTCTCGACCGTGCCGGGGCTGCTCGACCTCGTGCACCAGGTGGGGCTCGCCTCGGAGTCGGCGTCGGCCGGGGCCAAGGCGGCCGCCTGCGAGCTCGTGCTCGAGGCGCTGGTGGCCGAGCGTCGCGTAACCCGCACCTCGTCGGGCAGCTACCGCCGACCGCCGCACGAAGACGGTCCGGGGTCGGGTGGCGGGATGCACACCTTCGACCCCTTCGGGGCCTGA
- a CDS encoding SDR family NAD(P)-dependent oxidoreductase yields the protein MTTPTALLTGASRGIGAGVAERLAAAGYDLVLTARDSAAARRTVAKVRSTSPAGRRVEWVAADLSDPTDIARLAGVALESIGTPDLLLHCAGLIPASEQRSARGVEMQWAVNHLAPFHLTRLLEMGAEGARGGRRVVTVASKLHRDGRIDRVPDLFTTGSWDRRQRYCDTKLANVLFARALARRLDPARCLSISLHPGAAGTGLYQDLDGTGALDRLVDRTLRGVRGKRPWGLDECVERVTNACTRPLRADDHGGYLEEGEWSTPSEQALDDELGEWLWATSKRATATPGADV from the coding sequence GTGACCACCCCCACCGCGCTGCTGACCGGCGCCTCGCGCGGCATCGGGGCCGGCGTGGCCGAGCGGCTCGCTGCGGCGGGGTACGATCTGGTGCTCACCGCCCGCGATTCGGCGGCGGCCCGGCGGACGGTCGCGAAGGTACGGTCGACCTCACCGGCCGGGCGCCGCGTGGAGTGGGTGGCGGCCGATCTGTCGGACCCGACCGACATCGCCCGCCTCGCGGGTGTCGCGCTCGAGTCGATCGGCACCCCCGATCTTCTGCTCCACTGCGCCGGCCTGATCCCGGCGAGCGAGCAGCGCTCGGCGCGCGGGGTGGAGATGCAGTGGGCGGTGAACCACCTGGCGCCCTTCCACCTCACCCGATTGCTCGAGATGGGCGCGGAGGGGGCTCGGGGTGGGCGCCGCGTGGTGACGGTGGCCTCCAAGCTGCACCGCGACGGCCGGATCGATCGGGTGCCCGACCTCTTCACCACGGGGTCCTGGGACCGCCGGCAGCGCTACTGCGACACCAAGCTCGCGAACGTGCTCTTCGCCCGGGCGCTCGCTCGCCGCCTCGACCCCGCTCGCTGCCTCTCGATCTCTCTGCACCCGGGCGCGGCCGGCACGGGACTCTACCAGGACCTCGACGGCACGGGTGCCCTCGACCGCCTGGTCGATCGCACCCTGCGCGGGGTGAGGGGCAAGCGTCCCTGGGGCCTCGACGAGTGCGTGGAACGGGTGACGAACGCCTGCACTCGCCCGCTCCGCGCCGACGACCACGGCGGCTACCTCGAAGAAGGCGAGTGGAGCACGCCCTCCGAGCAGGCCCTCGACGACGAGCTCGGGGAATGGCTGTGGGCGACTTCGAAGCGGGCGACGGCCACACCCGGCGCCGATGTCTGA